A single genomic interval of Streptomyces showdoensis harbors:
- a CDS encoding M4 family metallopeptidase: MHPSRISAAVAALALTASLAGTLAGTATAVTPAPQPVPPGHGKSLALAAADKAADSGLDGLRHGVDEELVRTAVTPWSGGLYYATYQRTYKGIPVAGGDAVVLSDSAGKVRDVTSAPAPAIRLSTKATVSSAAALATARGQLASVESASTPELTVLLKGNKPVLTWHTLVVGRTAKDRPSSLDTYVDARTGAVARATDKILHADGRGYHNGNVTIDTAASSMTDPNRSGFKCGGQNGSAYTGSSPWGNGTANDLVTACVDIMYAAQREHDMVKQWFGYNGQNGQGGMVPARAGLTEVNAYYDGTKTTYGRNQNGTMQLTGIDVVAHEYGHEIFDRTPGGSGSSNENGGMNESTGDIFGALTEHFANNPNDTPDYTVGEKLNFLGDNKPIRYMYNPSLANNDPNCYPQLNSGTEVHAAAGPQNHWFYLLAEGSNPGGGKPSSPICSGGPSSVTGIGIQKAGKIFMGALLMKTSSWNHLAARKATLSTAKNTYGSAECNAVKAAWNAIGVPAQSGETDCGGTTTPDFSLALNPASGSVQPGASVTATVNTSTTGGSAQSVQLSASGAPSGVTVSFSPSSVTSGGSSTMTVQAAAGTANGTYPITVTGTGSVTHTVTYQLSVGSTTPPTGCDNAEYTYQGTLAAGQAQAQPNGSYYYSATSGTHVGCLRGPAGADFDLYLQKWNGSAWADVAVGGTESADEDVTYNGTAGYYRYVVHAYSGSGAYTLGLSAP; the protein is encoded by the coding sequence GTGCACCCCAGCAGAATCTCGGCGGCCGTAGCGGCGCTCGCGCTGACGGCGAGCCTCGCGGGCACCCTCGCGGGCACCGCCACCGCCGTGACCCCGGCGCCGCAGCCCGTACCGCCCGGGCACGGCAAGTCCCTCGCGCTGGCCGCCGCCGACAAGGCCGCCGACAGCGGGCTCGACGGACTGCGCCACGGCGTGGACGAGGAACTCGTCCGTACCGCCGTCACCCCCTGGTCCGGTGGCCTGTACTACGCCACGTACCAGCGCACCTACAAGGGGATCCCGGTGGCCGGCGGCGACGCCGTCGTCCTCTCCGACAGCGCCGGCAAGGTCCGTGACGTCACCTCCGCGCCCGCCCCGGCCATCCGGCTCTCCACCAAGGCCACCGTGAGCTCCGCCGCCGCGCTCGCCACCGCCCGCGGCCAGCTCGCCTCGGTCGAGAGCGCGAGCACCCCCGAGCTGACCGTCCTCCTCAAGGGGAACAAGCCGGTCCTCACCTGGCACACCCTGGTCGTCGGCCGCACCGCCAAGGACCGGCCGAGCTCGCTCGACACCTACGTCGACGCCCGCACCGGCGCCGTCGCCCGCGCCACGGACAAGATCCTGCACGCCGACGGGCGCGGCTACCACAACGGCAACGTCACCATCGACACCGCCGCGAGCTCGATGACCGACCCGAACCGCTCCGGCTTCAAGTGCGGCGGCCAGAACGGCAGCGCCTACACCGGCTCCTCGCCCTGGGGCAACGGCACCGCCAACGACCTGGTGACCGCCTGCGTCGACATCATGTACGCGGCCCAGCGCGAGCACGACATGGTCAAGCAGTGGTTCGGCTACAACGGCCAGAACGGGCAGGGCGGCATGGTCCCGGCCCGCGCCGGTCTGACCGAGGTCAACGCCTACTACGACGGCACGAAGACCACGTACGGCCGCAACCAGAACGGCACGATGCAGCTCACCGGCATCGACGTGGTGGCCCACGAGTACGGCCACGAGATCTTCGACCGGACTCCGGGCGGCTCCGGCTCGTCCAACGAGAACGGCGGGATGAACGAGTCCACCGGGGACATATTCGGCGCTCTCACCGAGCACTTCGCCAACAACCCGAACGACACCCCCGACTACACGGTCGGCGAGAAGCTGAACTTCCTCGGCGACAACAAGCCGATCCGCTACATGTACAACCCCTCACTCGCCAACAACGACCCCAACTGCTACCCCCAGTTGAACTCGGGCACCGAGGTGCACGCGGCGGCCGGCCCGCAGAACCACTGGTTCTACCTGCTCGCCGAGGGCTCCAACCCGGGCGGCGGCAAGCCCTCCAGCCCCATCTGTTCCGGCGGCCCCTCCTCGGTGACCGGCATCGGCATCCAGAAGGCCGGCAAGATCTTCATGGGCGCCCTGCTCATGAAGACCTCCTCCTGGAACCACCTCGCCGCCCGCAAGGCGACCCTCTCCACCGCCAAGAACACCTACGGCAGCGCCGAGTGCAACGCGGTGAAGGCGGCCTGGAACGCGATCGGCGTCCCCGCCCAGTCCGGTGAGACCGACTGTGGCGGCACCACCACCCCGGACTTCTCGCTGGCCCTGAACCCGGCCTCCGGCTCGGTCCAGCCGGGCGCCTCGGTCACCGCCACGGTGAACACCAGCACCACCGGCGGCAGCGCGCAGTCCGTGCAGCTCTCCGCGAGCGGCGCCCCGAGCGGGGTCACCGTCTCCTTCAGCCCGTCCTCGGTGACCTCGGGCGGCTCCTCGACGATGACCGTGCAGGCCGCGGCCGGCACCGCCAACGGCACCTACCCGATCACCGTCACCGGCACCGGCTCGGTCACCCACACGGTGACCTACCAGCTGTCGGTCGGCAGCACCACGCCGCCCACCGGCTGCGACAACGCCGAGTACACGTACCAGGGCACCCTCGCCGCCGGCCAGGCCCAGGCCCAGCCGAACGGCTCGTACTACTACTCGGCCACCTCCGGCACCCACGTGGGCTGCCTGCGCGGCCCGGCCGGTGCCGACTTCGACCTGTACCTGCAGAAGTGGAACGGGTCGGCCTGGGCGGACGTCGCGGTCGGCGGCACGGAGAGCGCCGATGAGGACGTCACCTACAACGGCACCGCGGGCTACTACCGCTATGTGGTCCACGCCTACAGCGGCTCCGGCGCGTACACGCTGGGCCTGAGCGCCCCGTAA
- a CDS encoding LysR family transcriptional regulator yields MQLELRHLEAVCRIAEAGSLGRAAVRLGVSQPALSAQLRRIERAAGGELFVRGRHGVDPTPLGEFVLSKARRVLGEMDALAAGARAAEPHPTLRLGCILLVLVDGLLGRLDREMEGQEIAVSIEHSVTTLSRMLGAGQYDAIVYGECNDHEVPLPEGTAARTLIPKEPFCVRMSASHPLASRERVELADLAGETWMTMVEDDDGGPEALVGACQKAGFTPTLRYRIADRKMHYDLIAAGRAISVSQPTAPPAEGTVLRPLAGDPITGRIRLAWNRAAVSERRAGLLYRAAGLAYLANVPNNAFLQAWWEARPELHPVLD; encoded by the coding sequence ATGCAGCTGGAGTTGAGGCATCTCGAAGCCGTCTGCCGGATAGCGGAAGCGGGCAGTCTGGGGCGCGCGGCGGTCCGCCTCGGCGTCTCGCAGCCCGCGCTCTCCGCGCAGCTGCGGCGCATCGAACGGGCCGCGGGCGGCGAGCTGTTCGTCCGCGGGCGGCACGGGGTGGACCCCACCCCGCTGGGCGAGTTCGTGCTGTCCAAGGCACGCCGGGTGCTCGGCGAGATGGACGCGCTCGCGGCCGGCGCCCGGGCCGCCGAGCCGCATCCGACCCTGCGGCTCGGGTGCATCCTGCTGGTCCTGGTGGACGGCCTGCTCGGGCGCCTCGACCGGGAGATGGAGGGGCAGGAGATCGCGGTCAGCATCGAGCACTCGGTGACGACGCTCAGCCGGATGCTCGGCGCCGGGCAGTACGACGCCATCGTGTACGGGGAGTGCAACGACCACGAGGTGCCGCTCCCCGAGGGCACGGCGGCCCGCACGCTGATCCCGAAGGAACCGTTCTGCGTGCGGATGTCCGCCTCCCACCCGCTGGCCTCACGGGAGCGGGTGGAGCTCGCGGACCTGGCGGGCGAGACCTGGATGACGATGGTGGAGGACGACGACGGCGGCCCGGAGGCGCTGGTCGGGGCCTGCCAGAAGGCCGGCTTCACCCCGACGCTGCGCTACCGGATCGCCGACCGCAAGATGCACTACGACCTGATCGCGGCCGGCCGCGCGATCTCCGTGAGCCAGCCGACGGCACCGCCCGCCGAGGGCACCGTGCTGCGCCCGCTGGCCGGCGACCCGATCACGGGCCGCATCCGGCTCGCCTGGAACCGGGCGGCGGTCTCCGAGCGCCGGGCCGGGCTCCTGTACCGCGCGGCGGGCCTCGCGTATCTGGCGAACGTCCCCAACAACGCCTTCCTCCAGGCCTGGTGGGAGGCGCGCCCGGAGCTGCACCCGGTGCTGGACTGA